In Rhododendron vialii isolate Sample 1 chromosome 9a, ASM3025357v1, the following are encoded in one genomic region:
- the LOC131300333 gene encoding protein HOTHEAD-like isoform X2 — MMGFGWWAKSVLGAAISGLLLLQCSLCSAQQDPNYTFMRNATSAPATSYYDYIIVGGGTSGCPLAATLSQNANVLLLERGGSPYGNDNITYLSAFGQALSDLSPTSPSQRFISEDGVISARGRVLGGGSCLNAGFYSRAATSYVAGAGWDGRLANQSYEWVERVVAFQPPMLGWQSAVREGLVEAGVVPDNGFTYDHLPGTKVGGTIFDREGRRHTAADLLRYARPSGLTVLLHATVHKVLFRIKERSRPLAHGVIFRDASGIMHRAYLSNGHKNEVIISAGALGSPQLLMLSGLGPASHLKAHNITLVLDLPLVGQGMSDNPMNAIYIPSPVPVEVSLIQVVGITSFGGYIEASSGADFSGTRDFGMFSPKIGQLATVPPKQRTQEAINKAIETMSTLDQVAFRGGFILEKVMGPVSTGHLELLTRNPKDNPSVTFNYFQEPEDLQRCIEGIRTIESIIESDAFSKFRYDDVSLQTLLNLTYNHPVNLLPKHVNASLSLEQFCKDTVMTIWHYHGGCQVGRVVDRDYKVLGVDGLRVIDGSTFNYSPGTNPQATVMMLGRYMGVQILSERLASEETK, encoded by the exons ATCCAAACTACACCTTCATGCGCAACGCAACCTCAGCTCCAGCCACCTCATACTACGACTACATCATCGTCGGGGGCGGAACCTCCGGCTGCCCACTAGCCGCCACGCTCTCTCAAAACGCCAACGTCCTCCTCCTCGAACGCGGCGGCTCCCCCTACGGCAACGACAACATAACCTACTTATCTGCGTTCGGCCAAGCGCTCTCCGACCTCTCCCCCACCTCTCCTTCGCAGCGCTTCATATCCGAGGACGGCGTCATAAGCGCCCGCGGCCGCGTGCTCGGTGGCGGGAGCTGCTTGAACGCCGGGTTCTACTCCCGCGCCGCCACGAGCTACGTGGCGGGGGCGGGGTGGGACGGCCGGCTGGCAAACCAGTCGTACGAGTGGGTGGAGAGGGTCGTGGCGTTTCAGCCGCCGATGCTGGGGTGGCAGTCGGCGGTGAGGGAGGGGCTGGTGGAAGCAGGGGTGGTGCCAGACAATGGGTTCACCTATGATCATTTGCCGGGGACCAAG gttggtgGGACCATATTTGACCGTGAGGGGAGGAGGCACACCGCGGCTGATTTGTTACGGTATGCGAGGCCCAGTGGACTTACTGTCCTCCTGCACGCGACTGTTCATAAAGTCTTGTTTAGAATTAAAG AAAGATCAAGGCCACTGGCGCACGGAGTGATCTTTCGAGATGCTTCAGGGATTATGCACAGAGCCTACTTAAGTAATGGACACAAAAACGAAGTCATCATATCCGCTGGAGCCCTGGGCAGCCCACAGCTTCTTATGTTGAGTGGGTTAGGCCCTGCTAGCCACCTGAAGGCCCATAACATTACCCTGGTGTTGGACCTGCCCTTGGTTGGTCAGGGCATGTCCGACAACCCGATGAACGCCATCTACATACCGTCTCCGGTCCCGGTGGAGGTCTCTCTCATCCAAGTCGTCGGCATCACGAGCTTTGGAGGCTACATCGAGGCCTCTAGCGGTGCAGACTTCTCCGGTACTAGAGACTTCGGGATGTTCTCTCCTAAG attGGCCAACTAGCCACGGTACCACCCAAGCAGAGAACACAGGAGGCCATCAACAAAGCGATTGAAACCATGAGCACTCTTGATCAAGTAGCCTTTAGAGGCGGATTCATACTTGAAAAAGTCATGGGACCCGTATCCACCGGCCACTTAGAACTCCTCACCCGAAATCCCAAAGACAACCCCTCGGTTACATTCAACTACTTCCAAGAGCCTGAAGACTTGCAGAGATGCATCGAGGGGATCAGAACCATCGAAAGCATAATAGAGTCCGATGCCTTTTCGAAATTCAGATACGATGATGTGTCGCTCCAAACGCTCCTCAACCTCACCTACAATCATCCGGTGAACCTGTTGCCGAAACATGTCAATGCTTCCCTCTCGTTGGAGCAATTTTGCAAGGACACCGTTATGACGATATGGCATTACCATGGAGGGTGCCAGGTGGGGAGAGTGGTGGATCGCGATTACAAGGTTCTTGGTGTTGATGGTTTGAGGGTGATCGATGGCTCGACTTTTAATTATTCTCCTGGAACTAATCCTCAGGCTACTGTCATGATGCTTGGAAG GTACATGGGAGTCCAGATACTAAGCGAGAGACTTGCAAGTGAAGAAACAAAGTGA
- the LOC131300333 gene encoding protein HOTHEAD-like isoform X3, whose protein sequence is MMGFGWWAKSVLGAAIAGFLVLQCSFCSAQQDPNYTFMRNATSAPATSYYDYIIVGGGTSGCPLAATLSQNANVLLLERGGSPYGNDNITYLSAFGQALSDLSPTSPSQRFISEDGVISARGRVLGGGSCLNAGFYSRAATSYVAGAGWDGRLANQSYEWVERVVAFQPPMLGWQSAVREGLVEAGVVPDNGFTYDHLPGTKVGGTIFDREGRRHTAADLLRYARPSGLTVLLHATVHKVLFRIKERSRPLAHGVIFRDASGIMHRAYLSNGHKNEVIISAGALGSPQLLMLSGLGPASHLKAHNITLVLDLPLVGQGMSDNPMNAIYIPSPVPVEVSLIQVVGITSFGGYIEASSGADFSGTRDFGMFSPKIGQLATVPPKQRTQEAINKAIETMSTLDQVAFRGGFILEKVMGPVSTGHLELLTRNPKDNPSVTFNYFQEPEDLQRCIEGIRTIESIIESDAFSKFRYDDVSLQTLLNLTYNHPVNLLPKHVNASLSLEQFCKDTVMTIWHYHGGCQVGRVVDRDYKVLGVDGLRVIDGSTFNYSPGTNPQATVMMLGRYMGVQILSERLASEETK, encoded by the exons ATGATGGGTTTTGGGTGGTGGGCAAAATCAGTTCTTGGCGCTGCCATTGCTGGATTTCTCGTGCTGCAATGTAGCTTCTGTTCTGCTCAACAAG ATCCAAACTACACCTTCATGCGCAACGCAACCTCAGCTCCAGCCACCTCATACTACGACTACATCATCGTCGGGGGCGGAACCTCCGGCTGCCCACTAGCCGCCACGCTCTCTCAAAACGCCAACGTCCTCCTCCTCGAACGCGGCGGCTCCCCCTACGGCAACGACAACATAACCTACTTATCTGCGTTCGGCCAAGCGCTCTCCGACCTCTCCCCCACCTCTCCTTCGCAGCGCTTCATATCCGAGGACGGCGTCATAAGCGCCCGCGGCCGCGTGCTCGGTGGCGGGAGCTGCTTGAACGCCGGGTTCTACTCCCGCGCCGCCACGAGCTACGTGGCGGGGGCGGGGTGGGACGGCCGGCTGGCAAACCAGTCGTACGAGTGGGTGGAGAGGGTCGTGGCGTTTCAGCCGCCGATGCTGGGGTGGCAGTCGGCGGTGAGGGAGGGGCTGGTGGAAGCAGGGGTGGTGCCAGACAATGGGTTCACCTATGATCATTTGCCGGGGACCAAG gttggtgGGACCATATTTGACCGTGAGGGGAGGAGGCACACCGCGGCTGATTTGTTACGGTATGCGAGGCCCAGTGGACTTACTGTCCTCCTGCACGCGACTGTTCATAAAGTCTTGTTTAGAATTAAAG AAAGATCAAGGCCACTGGCGCACGGAGTGATCTTTCGAGATGCTTCAGGGATTATGCACAGAGCCTACTTAAGTAATGGACACAAAAACGAAGTCATCATATCCGCTGGAGCCCTGGGCAGCCCACAGCTTCTTATGTTGAGTGGGTTAGGCCCTGCTAGCCACCTGAAGGCCCATAACATTACCCTGGTGTTGGACCTGCCCTTGGTTGGTCAGGGCATGTCCGACAACCCGATGAACGCCATCTACATACCGTCTCCGGTCCCGGTGGAGGTCTCTCTCATCCAAGTCGTCGGCATCACGAGCTTTGGAGGCTACATCGAGGCCTCTAGCGGTGCAGACTTCTCCGGTACTAGAGACTTCGGGATGTTCTCTCCTAAG attGGCCAACTAGCCACGGTACCACCCAAGCAGAGAACACAGGAGGCCATCAACAAAGCGATTGAAACCATGAGCACTCTTGATCAAGTAGCCTTTAGAGGCGGATTCATACTTGAAAAAGTCATGGGACCCGTATCCACCGGCCACTTAGAACTCCTCACCCGAAATCCCAAAGACAACCCCTCGGTTACATTCAACTACTTCCAAGAGCCTGAAGACTTGCAGAGATGCATCGAGGGGATCAGAACCATCGAAAGCATAATAGAGTCCGATGCCTTTTCGAAATTCAGATACGATGATGTGTCGCTCCAAACGCTCCTCAACCTCACCTACAATCATCCGGTGAACCTGTTGCCGAAACATGTCAATGCTTCCCTCTCGTTGGAGCAATTTTGCAAGGACACCGTTATGACGATATGGCATTACCATGGAGGGTGCCAGGTGGGGAGAGTGGTGGATCGCGATTACAAGGTTCTTGGTGTTGATGGTTTGAGGGTGATCGATGGCTCGACTTTTAATTATTCTCCTGGAACTAATCCTCAGGCTACTGTCATGATGCTTGGAAG GTACATGGGAGTCCAGATACTAAGCGAGAGACTTGCAAGTGAAGAAACAAAGTGA